One genomic window of Streptococcus mitis includes the following:
- a CDS encoding LacI family DNA-binding transcriptional regulator: MPVTIKDVAKAAGVSPSTVTRVIQNKSTISDETKKRVRKAMKELNYHPNLNARSLVSSYTQVIGLVLPDDSDAFYQNPFFPSVLRGISQVASENHYAIQIATGKDEKERLTAISQMVYGKRVDGLIFLYAEEEDPLVKLVADEQFPFLILGKSLSPFIPLVDNDNVQAGFDATEYFIKKGCKRIAFIGGTKRLFVTQDRLTGYESALKQYQLPLDSNLTYFANEFLEEKGYQFSKRLFKHDPMIDAIITTDSLLAEGVCDYIAKHQLDVPVLSFDSVNPKLNLAAYVDINSLELGRTSFETILQIINDAKSNKQICYRQLIAHKIIEK, translated from the coding sequence ATGCCCGTTACGATTAAAGACGTGGCCAAGGCTGCTGGTGTTTCGCCTTCAACCGTAACCCGTGTTATTCAAAACAAATCAACCATTAGCGACGAAACAAAAAAACGTGTTCGCAAGGCGATGAAGGAGCTTAATTACCACCCCAACCTCAACGCTCGTAGCTTGGTGAGTAGCTATACGCAAGTTATCGGCTTAGTTCTTCCTGATGACTCAGATGCCTTCTACCAGAATCCTTTCTTTCCATCAGTCCTACGCGGCATCTCTCAAGTCGCATCTGAAAACCACTATGCCATTCAGATAGCAACAGGGAAAGATGAGAAGGAGCGTCTTACTGCCATCTCACAAATGGTCTATGGTAAACGTGTAGACGGTTTAATTTTCCTTTATGCCGAAGAGGAAGATCCTTTAGTCAAACTGGTGGCTGATGAGCAGTTTCCCTTCCTCATCCTCGGAAAATCTCTGTCCCCCTTCATTCCACTTGTCGATAATGACAATGTTCAAGCTGGCTTTGATGCGACTGAATATTTCATCAAAAAAGGCTGCAAACGAATTGCCTTTATTGGAGGGACTAAGAGACTCTTCGTAACACAAGACCGTTTAACAGGCTATGAGTCAGCACTCAAACAGTACCAACTGCCTCTTGATAGTAACTTGACCTATTTTGCGAACGAATTTCTAGAAGAAAAAGGTTATCAATTTAGTAAGCGTTTGTTTAAACACGATCCTATGATTGATGCTATCATTACAACCGATAGTCTCCTAGCTGAAGGGGTCTGTGACTACATCGCTAAGCACCAACTGGATGTCCCTGTTCTCAGCTTCGACTCTGTCAATCCCAAGCTCAACTTGGCAGCCTATGTCGATATCAATAGCCTAGAACTTGGTCGAACATCATTTGAAACGATTCTTCAGATTATCAACGATGCTAAGAGCAATAAACAAATTTGTTACCGTCAGTTAATCGCCCACAAAATTATCGAAAAATAA
- a CDS encoding sugar ABC transporter permease has product MEKQQPSKAALLSIIPGLGQIYNKQKAKGFIFLGVTIVFVLYFLALAAPELSNLITLGDKPGRDNSLFMLIRGAFHLIFVVVYVLFYFSNIKDAHTTAKHINNGIPVALTFKEMVKGIYENGFPYLLIIPSYVAMTFAIIFPVIVTLMIAFTNYDFQHLPPNKLLDWVGLTNFTNIWSLSTFRSAFGAVLSWTIIWALAASTLQIVIGIFTAIIANQPFIKGKRIFGVIFLLPWAVPAFITILTFSNMFNDSVGAINTQVLPIFAKFLPFLDGALIPWKTDPTWTKIALIMMQGWLGFPYIYVLTLGILQSIPNDLYEAAYIDGANAWQKFRNITFPMILAVAAPTLISQYTFNFNNFSIMYLFNGGGPGSVGGGAGSTDILISWIYRLTTGTSPQYSMAAAVTLIISIIVISISMIAFKKLHAFDMEDV; this is encoded by the coding sequence ATGGAAAAGCAACAACCTAGTAAAGCAGCCCTGCTGTCTATCATTCCTGGGTTAGGACAGATTTACAATAAACAAAAAGCCAAAGGTTTTATCTTCCTTGGTGTAACCATCGTATTTGTCCTTTATTTCCTAGCACTTGCAGCCCCTGAATTGAGCAATCTCATCACTCTTGGTGACAAGCCAGGTCGTGACAATTCCCTCTTTATGCTGATTCGTGGCGCCTTCCATTTAATCTTTGTAGTTGTTTATGTACTCTTTTATTTCTCAAATATTAAAGATGCTCATACAACTGCCAAACACATTAATAATGGTATTCCAGTAGCACTTACCTTTAAAGAAATGGTCAAAGGAATCTATGAAAATGGTTTCCCTTACCTCTTGATCATTCCATCTTATGTTGCCATGACCTTCGCGATTATCTTCCCAGTTATCGTAACCTTGATGATCGCCTTTACCAACTATGACTTCCAACACTTACCACCAAACAAATTGTTGGACTGGGTTGGTTTGACGAACTTTACGAACATCTGGAGTTTGAGTACCTTCCGTTCTGCCTTCGGTGCCGTTCTTTCTTGGACTATCATCTGGGCTTTGGCTGCCTCAACTTTACAAATCGTAATCGGTATCTTCACAGCTATCATTGCTAACCAACCATTTATCAAAGGAAAACGTATCTTTGGTGTTATTTTCCTTCTTCCTTGGGCTGTCCCAGCCTTCATCACTATCTTGACATTCTCAAACATGTTTAACGATAGTGTCGGAGCTATCAACACTCAAGTTTTGCCAATCTTTGCTAAATTCCTTCCTTTCCTTGATGGGGCTCTTATCCCTTGGAAAACAGACCCAACTTGGACTAAGATTGCCTTGATTATGATGCAAGGTTGGCTTGGATTCCCATACATCTACGTTTTGACCTTGGGTATCTTGCAATCTATTCCTAACGACCTTTACGAAGCAGCTTATATTGACGGTGCTAATGCTTGGCAAAAATTCCGCAACATCACTTTCCCAATGATCTTGGCCGTTGCAGCACCTACTTTGATTAGCCAATACACCTTCAACTTTAACAACTTCTCTATCATGTACCTCTTCAATGGTGGAGGACCTGGTAGTGTCGGAGGTGGAGCTGGTTCAACCGATATCTTGATCTCATGGATCTACCGTTTGACAACAGGTACATCTCCTCAATACTCAATGGCGGCAGCTGTTACCTTGATTATCTCTATCATTGTCATCTCAATCTCTATGATTGCATTCAAGAAACTACACGCATTTGATATGGAGGATGTCTAA
- the glgP gene encoding glycogen/starch/alpha-glucan family phosphorylase, with product MLSLQEFVQNRYNKTIAECSNEELYLALLNYSKLASSKKPVNTGKKKVYYISAEFLIGKLLSNNLINLGLYDDVKKELAAAGKDLIEVEEVELEPSLGNGGLGRLAACFIDSIATLGLNGDGVGLNYHFGLFQQVLKNNQQETIPNAWLTEQNWLVRSSRSYQVPFADFTLTSTLYDIDVTGYETATKNRLRLFDLDSVDSSIIKDGINFDKTDIARNLTLFLYPDDSDRQGELLRIFQQYFMVSNGAQLIIDEAIEKGSNLHDLADYAVVQINDTHPSMVIPELIRLLTARGIELDEAISIVRSMTAYTNHTILAEALEKWPLEFLQEVVPHLVPIIEELDRRVKAEYKDPAVQIIDESGRVHMAHMDIHYGYSVNGVAALHTEILKNSELKAFYDLYPEKFNNKTNGITFRRWLMHANPRLSHYLDEIIGEGWHHEADELEKLLSYEDKAAVKEKLESIKAHNKRKLARHLKEHQGVEINTNSIFDIQIKRLHEYKRQQMNALYVIHKYLDIKAGNIPARPITIFFGGKAAPAYTIAQDIIHLILCMSEVIANDPAVAPHLQVVMVENYNVTAASFLIPACDISEQISLASKEASGTGNMKFMLNGALTLGTMDGANVEIAELVGDENIYIFGEDSETVIDLYAKAAYKSSEFYAREAIKPLVDFIVSDAVLAAGNKERLERLYNELINKDWFMTLLDLEDYIKVKEQMLADYEDRDAWLDKVIVNISKAGFFSSDRTIAQYNEDIWHLD from the coding sequence ATGTTATCACTACAAGAATTTGTACAAAATCGTTACAATAAAACCATTGCAGAATGTAGCAATGAAGAGCTATACCTTGCTCTTCTTAACTACAGCAAGCTTGCAAGCAGCAAAAAACCAGTTAACACTGGTAAGAAAAAAGTTTACTATATCTCAGCTGAGTTCTTGATTGGTAAACTTTTGTCAAACAACTTGATCAACCTTGGTCTTTACGACGATGTAAAAAAAGAACTTGCAGCTGCAGGTAAAGACTTGATCGAAGTAGAAGAAGTTGAATTGGAACCATCTCTTGGTAATGGTGGTTTGGGACGCTTGGCTGCCTGCTTTATCGACTCAATTGCTACTCTTGGTTTGAACGGTGACGGTGTTGGTCTTAACTACCACTTTGGTCTTTTCCAACAAGTTCTTAAAAACAACCAACAAGAAACAATTCCAAATGCATGGTTGACAGAACAAAACTGGTTGGTTCGCTCAAGCCGTAGCTACCAAGTGCCATTTGCAGACTTTACTTTGACATCAACTCTTTATGATATTGATGTTACTGGTTATGAGACAGCAACTAAAAACCGCTTGCGTTTGTTTGACTTGGATTCAGTTGATTCTTCTATCATTAAAGATGGTATCAACTTTGACAAGACAGATATCGCTCGCAACTTGACTCTCTTCCTTTACCCAGATGATAGTGATCGTCAAGGTGAATTGCTCCGTATTTTCCAACAATACTTCATGGTTTCAAATGGTGCGCAATTGATCATCGACGAAGCAATCGAAAAAGGAAGCAACTTGCATGACCTTGCTGACTACGCAGTTGTACAAATCAACGATACTCACCCATCAATGGTTATCCCTGAATTGATTCGTCTTTTGACCGCACGTGGTATCGAGCTTGACGAAGCAATCTCAATCGTTCGTAGCATGACTGCCTACACTAACCACACAATCCTTGCTGAAGCCCTTGAAAAATGGCCTCTTGAATTCTTGCAAGAAGTGGTTCCTCACTTGGTACCAATCATCGAAGAATTGGATCGTCGTGTGAAAGCGGAATACAAAGATCCAGCTGTTCAAATTATCGACGAGAGTGGACGTGTTCACATGGCCCACATGGATATCCACTACGGATACAGCGTTAACGGGGTAGCGGCACTCCACACTGAAATCTTGAAGAACTCTGAGTTGAAAGCCTTCTACGACCTTTACCCAGAAAAATTCAACAACAAAACAAACGGTATTACATTCCGTCGTTGGCTCATGCATGCCAACCCAAGATTGTCTCACTACTTGGATGAGATTATTGGAGAAGGTTGGCACCATGAAGCAGATGAGCTTGAGAAACTCTTGTCTTATGAAGACAAAGCAGCTGTCAAAGAAAAATTGGAAAGCATCAAGGCTCACAACAAACGTAAATTGGCACGTCACTTGAAAGAACACCAAGGTGTGGAAATCAATACAAACTCTATCTTTGATATCCAAATCAAACGTCTTCACGAGTACAAACGCCAACAAATGAACGCTTTGTACGTGATCCACAAATACCTTGACATCAAAGCTGGTAACATCCCTGCTCGCCCAATCACAATCTTCTTTGGTGGTAAAGCAGCCCCAGCCTACACAATCGCTCAAGACATCATCCACTTGATCCTTTGCATGTCAGAAGTTATTGCTAACGATCCAGCAGTAGCTCCACACTTGCAAGTAGTTATGGTTGAAAACTACAACGTTACTGCAGCAAGCTTCCTTATCCCAGCATGTGATATCTCAGAGCAAATCTCACTTGCTTCTAAAGAAGCTTCAGGTACTGGTAACATGAAATTCATGTTGAACGGAGCTTTGACTCTTGGTACTATGGATGGTGCTAACGTGGAAATCGCTGAGTTGGTTGGTGACGAAAACATCTATATCTTTGGTGAAGATTCAGAAACTGTTATCGACCTTTACGCAAAAGCAGCTTACAAATCAAGCGAATTCTACGCTCGTGAAGCTATCAAACCATTGGTTGACTTCATCGTTAGCGATGCAGTTCTTGCAGCTGGAAACAAAGAGCGCTTGGAACGTCTTTACAATGAATTGATCAACAAAGACTGGTTCATGACTCTTCTTGACTTGGAAGACTACATCAAGGTTAAAGAACAAATGTTGGCTGACTACGAAGACCGTGACGCATGGTTGGATAAAGTCATTGTTAACATCTCTAAAGCAGGATTCTTCTCATCTGACCGTACAATCGCTCAGTACAACGAAGATATCTGGCACTTAGACTAA
- a CDS encoding YitT family protein, with amino-acid sequence MKQAKRIKRWRYYLRRFAYQIKILRVLQSISREKYDEKISASLVYGFLSAVAVNFFFQPGHVYSSGATGLAQIISALSNHWFGFHIPISLTFYAINFPLMVLAWYQIGHKFTVFTFITVSMSSFFIQFVPVATLTEDPIINALFGGVVMGLGIGFALRNNISSGGTDIVSLTIRKKTGKNVGSISFLVNGTIMLIAGLTFGWKYALYSMITIFVSSRVTDAVFTKQKRMQAMIVTNHPDKVIEKIHKKLHRGATMIHDAEGTYNHERKAVLITVITRAEFNEFKQIMKQVDPGAFVSVSENVHILGRFVETEN; translated from the coding sequence ATGAAACAAGCAAAACGAATTAAGCGGTGGCGCTATTATCTGCGCCGCTTTGCTTATCAGATAAAAATTTTACGTGTCTTACAAAGCATCTCTCGGGAAAAATATGATGAGAAGATTTCGGCTTCTCTGGTCTATGGCTTTTTATCAGCAGTAGCGGTCAATTTCTTTTTCCAACCGGGGCATGTGTATTCGAGTGGTGCGACAGGTCTGGCACAGATTATCTCTGCCTTGAGTAATCACTGGTTTGGTTTTCATATCCCGATTTCGCTAACCTTCTATGCCATTAATTTTCCTTTGATGGTCTTGGCTTGGTATCAGATTGGCCATAAGTTCACCGTCTTTACCTTTATCACGGTATCCATGAGTTCCTTCTTTATCCAGTTCGTCCCTGTGGCGACCTTGACGGAGGATCCCATTATCAATGCCCTTTTTGGGGGTGTTGTCATGGGCTTGGGGATTGGTTTTGCTCTTCGCAACAATATCTCCAGTGGTGGGACGGATATCGTCAGCCTGACTATTCGCAAGAAAACAGGTAAGAATGTCGGTAGTATTTCTTTCTTGGTAAATGGGACTATCATGCTGATAGCAGGTTTGACCTTTGGTTGGAAGTACGCTCTCTACTCAATGATTACCATCTTTGTCTCTAGCCGTGTGACAGATGCGGTCTTTACCAAGCAAAAACGAATGCAGGCCATGATTGTGACCAATCATCCAGATAAAGTAATTGAGAAAATCCATAAAAAATTGCACCGCGGAGCAACCATGATCCACGATGCAGAAGGAACCTATAATCACGAGAGAAAGGCAGTTTTAATCACTGTCATTACACGTGCAGAGTTTAATGAATTTAAACAGATTATGAAACAGGTGGATCCAGGCGCTTTTGTCTCTGTATCTGAGAATGTTCATATTCTGGGACGGTTCGTTGAAACAGAAAATTAG
- a CDS encoding DUF1189 domain-containing protein, which yields MLPYPFSYFSSIWGFRKPLSKRFGLNWFQLLFTSIFLISLSMVPIAIQNSSQETYPLETFIDNVYEPLTDKVVQDLSEHARIIDGKLTYTGTASQAPSIVIGPSQSKELPKDLQLHFDTKELVISKESKELTRISYRAIETESFKSKDSLTQAISKDWYQQNRVYISLFLVLGASFLFGLNFFIVSLGASLLLYITKKSRLFSFRTFKECYHFILNCLGLPTLITLILGLFGQNMSNLITVQNILFVLYLVTIFYKTHFRDPDYHK from the coding sequence ATGCTTCCATATCCATTTTCTTATTTTTCAAGTATTTGGGGATTTCGTAAGCCCCTGTCCAAACGGTTCGGACTCAACTGGTTTCAACTTCTCTTTACCAGTATCTTCCTTATCAGCTTGTCTATGGTACCCATTGCCATCCAAAACAGCTCGCAGGAGACTTATCCGCTAGAAACCTTTATCGATAATGTCTATGAACCATTGACAGATAAGGTTGTCCAGGATCTCTCTGAACATGCTAGAATTATCGATGGCAAATTAACTTATACTGGAACAGCTAGTCAAGCGCCTTCTATTGTGATCGGTCCAAGTCAAAGCAAGGAGTTACCTAAGGACTTGCAACTGCATTTCGATACAAAAGAACTGGTTATCAGCAAGGAAAGTAAGGAACTGACTCGTATCTCTTACCGGGCGATTGAGACTGAGAGTTTCAAAAGTAAAGACAGCTTGACCCAAGCTATTTCTAAAGACTGGTACCAGCAGAATCGTGTCTATATCAGTCTCTTTCTGGTTCTCGGTGCGAGCTTCCTCTTTGGTTTGAATTTCTTCATTGTCTCTCTAGGAGCTAGTCTTCTCCTTTATATCACTAAGAAATCACGCCTCTTTTCATTTAGGACCTTTAAAGAGTGCTACCATTTTATCTTGAACTGTTTAGGATTACCTACTCTAATTACGCTTATTTTGGGACTCTTTGGCCAAAATATGTCAAATCTCATCACTGTACAAAACATTCTTTTTGTTCTGTATCTAGTCACTATCTTTTATAAAACGCATTTCCGTGATCCAGATTACCATAAATAG
- a CDS encoding sugar ABC transporter permease codes for MNNSIKLKRRLTQTLTYLYLIGLSIVIIYPLLITIMSAFKAGNVSAFKLDTNIDLNFDNFKGLFTETLYGTWYLNTLIIALITMVVQTSIIVLAGYAYSRYNFLARKQSLVFFLIIQMVPTMAALTAFFVMALMLNALNHSWFLIFLYVGGGIPMNAWLMKGYFDTVPMSLDESAKLDGAGHFRRFWQIVLPLVRPMVAVQALWAFMGPFGDYILSSFLLREKEYFTVAVGLQTFVSNVKNMKIAYFSAGAILIALPICILFFFLQKNFVSGLTSGGDKG; via the coding sequence ATGAATAACTCAATTAAACTCAAACGTAGACTGACTCAAACCCTTACTTACCTCTACTTAATTGGCCTATCAATCGTGATTATCTATCCACTTTTGATTACCATCATGTCAGCCTTTAAAGCAGGTAACGTCTCAGCCTTTAAACTAGATACTAATATCGACCTCAATTTTGATAACTTTAAAGGCCTCTTCACTGAAACCTTGTACGGTACTTGGTACCTCAACACTTTGATTATCGCCTTGATTACCATGGTTGTTCAAACAAGTATCATCGTACTTGCTGGTTATGCCTACAGCCGTTACAACTTCTTGGCTCGTAAACAAAGTTTGGTCTTCTTCTTGATTATCCAAATGGTGCCAACCATGGCCGCTTTGACTGCCTTCTTCGTTATGGCACTTATGTTGAACGCCCTTAACCACAGCTGGTTCCTCATCTTCCTTTATGTTGGTGGAGGTATCCCAATGAATGCTTGGCTCATGAAAGGCTACTTCGATACAGTGCCAATGTCTCTAGACGAATCTGCAAAACTAGATGGTGCAGGACACTTCCGCCGCTTCTGGCAAATTGTTCTTCCACTTGTTCGCCCAATGGTTGCCGTACAAGCTCTCTGGGCCTTCATGGGACCTTTCGGGGACTACATCCTCTCTAGTTTCTTGCTTCGTGAGAAAGAATACTTTACTGTTGCCGTAGGTCTCCAAACCTTCGTTAGCAATGTGAAAAACATGAAGATCGCCTACTTCTCAGCAGGTGCTATCCTCATCGCCCTTCCAATCTGTATTCTCTTCTTCTTCCTACAAAAGAACTTTGTTTCAGGACTTACAAGTGGTGGCGACAAGGGATAA
- the malQ gene encoding 4-alpha-glucanotransferase translates to MKKRQSGVLMHISSLPGAYGIGSFGQSAYDFVDFLVRTKQRYWQILPLGTTSYGDSPYQSFSAFAGNTHFIDLDILVEQGLLKASDLEGVDFGSDASEVDYAKIYYARRPLLEKAVKRFLEVGDVKDFEKFAQDNQSWLELFAEYMAIKEHFDNLAWTEWPDADARTRKASALESYREQLADKLVYHRVTQYFFFQQWLKLKAYANDNHIEIVGDMPIYVAEDSSDMWANPHLFKTDVNGKATCIAGCPPDEFSATGQLWGNPIYDWEAMDKDGYKWWIERLRESFKIYDIVRIDHFRGFESYWEIPAGSDTAAPGEWVKGPGYKLFAAVKEELGELNIIAEDLGFMTDEVIELRERTGFPGMKILQFAFNPEDESIDSPHLAPANSVMYTGTHDNNTVLGWYRNEIDDATREYMARYTNRKEYETVPHAMLRTVFSSVSFMAIATMQDLLELDETARMNFPSTLGGNWSWRMTEDQLTPAVEEGLLDLTTIYRRINENLVELKK, encoded by the coding sequence ATGAAAAAACGTCAAAGTGGTGTGTTGATGCACATCTCTTCTCTCCCAGGAGCCTACGGAATCGGATCGTTTGGTCAGAGTGCTTATGACTTCGTTGATTTCTTGGTTCGTACAAAACAACGTTACTGGCAAATCCTTCCATTAGGAACAACTAGTTACGGAGATTCTCCTTACCAATCTTTCTCAGCCTTCGCAGGGAACACTCATTTTATCGATTTAGATATCTTGGTGGAGCAAGGCTTGTTGAAAGCAAGTGACCTTGAAGGAGTTGACTTTGGTAGCGATGCGTCTGAAGTTGACTATGCTAAAATCTACTATGCACGTCGTCCTCTTTTAGAAAAAGCGGTAAAACGTTTCTTGGAAGTAGGAGATGTTAAAGATTTTGAGAAATTTGCTCAAGACAACCAATCATGGCTTGAGCTCTTTGCTGAGTATATGGCTATCAAAGAGCATTTTGACAATCTTGCTTGGACTGAATGGCCAGATGCAGATGCTCGTACTCGTAAAGCTTCAGCACTTGAAAGTTACCGTGAGCAATTGGCAGACAAGTTGGTTTACCACCGTGTGACTCAATACTTCTTCTTCCAACAATGGTTGAAATTGAAAGCTTATGCTAACGACAACCACATCGAAATCGTTGGGGACATGCCAATCTACGTAGCGGAAGATTCAAGCGATATGTGGGCTAATCCACACCTCTTCAAGACAGATGTCAACGGTAAGGCGACTTGCATCGCAGGATGCCCACCAGATGAGTTTTCTGCAACTGGTCAGCTTTGGGGTAACCCAATCTATGACTGGGAAGCAATGGATAAAGACGGCTACAAATGGTGGATTGAACGCTTGCGTGAAAGCTTCAAAATCTACGATATCGTTCGTATCGACCACTTCCGTGGTTTCGAATCTTACTGGGAAATCCCTGCTGGTTCCGATACAGCAGCACCTGGTGAGTGGGTGAAAGGTCCGGGCTACAAGCTTTTTGCAGCCGTTAAGGAAGAACTTGGTGAGCTAAACATCATCGCTGAAGACCTTGGCTTCATGACAGATGAAGTTATTGAGTTGCGTGAACGTACTGGCTTCCCAGGAATGAAGATTCTTCAATTTGCTTTCAATCCAGAAGACGAAAGTATCGATAGCCCACACTTGGCACCTGCTAACTCAGTTATGTACACAGGAACACACGATAACAATACGGTCCTTGGTTGGTACCGTAACGAGATCGATGATGCGACTCGTGAGTACATGGCTCGCTATACTAACCGTAAAGAATACGAAACAGTTCCACACGCTATGCTTCGTACAGTCTTTTCATCAGTTAGCTTCATGGCAATTGCAACTATGCAAGATTTGCTAGAATTGGATGAGACAGCTCGTATGAACTTCCCATCTACCCTTGGTGGAAACTGGTCTTGGCGTATGACTGAAGATCAATTGACACCAGCTGTCGAGGAAGGTTTGCTTGACTTGACAACAATCTATCGACGAATTAATGAAAATTTGGTAGAATTAAAGAAATAA
- a CDS encoding extracellular solute-binding protein, with amino-acid sequence MSSKFMKSAAVLGTATLASLLLVACGSKTADKPADSGSSEAKEITLYVEDQYKAYAETVAKAYKEQSGTTVNIKSGDQMGGLDKLSLDNQSGQAPDVMMAPYDRVGSLGTDGQLSEVKLSDGAKTDDKTKSLVTAADGKVYGAPAVIESLVMYYNKDLVKEAPKTFADLENLAKDSKYAFAGEDGKTSAFLADWTNFYFAYGLLAGNGGYVFGQNGKDAKDIGLANDGAIKGVEYAKTWYEKWPKGMQDTEGAGNLIQTQFQEGKTAAIIDGPWKAQAFKDAKVNYGVATIPTLPNGKDYAAFGGGKAWIIPSSTKNLEAAQKFVDFLVSTEQQKAFYDKTNEIPANTEARSYAEGKNDELTTAVIKQFKNAQPMPNISQMSAVWDPAKTMLFEAVSGKKDAKTAANDAVTLIKETIKQKFGE; translated from the coding sequence ATGTCATCTAAATTCATGAAGAGCGCTGCTGTGCTTGGAACTGCTACACTTGCTAGCTTGCTTTTGGTAGCTTGCGGAAGCAAAACTGCTGATAAACCTGCTGATTCTGGTTCATCTGAAGCGAAAGAAATCACTCTTTACGTTGAGGACCAATACAAAGCTTATGCTGAAACAGTAGCTAAAGCTTATAAAGAACAATCAGGAACAACAGTTAACATCAAATCTGGTGACCAAATGGGTGGGCTTGACAAACTTTCTCTTGACAACCAATCAGGTCAAGCTCCTGACGTTATGATGGCTCCATACGACCGTGTAGGTAGCCTTGGTACTGACGGACAACTTTCAGAAGTGAAATTGAGCGACGGTGCTAAAACAGATGATAAAACTAAATCTCTTGTAACAGCTGCTGACGGTAAAGTTTACGGTGCTCCTGCCGTTATCGAGTCACTTGTTATGTACTACAACAAAGACTTGGTAAAAGAAGCTCCAAAAACATTTGCTGACTTGGAAAACCTTGCTAAAGATAGCAAATACGCATTCGCTGGAGAAGATGGAAAAACTTCTGCTTTCCTAGCTGACTGGACAAACTTCTACTTTGCATACGGACTTCTTGCTGGTAACGGCGGTTACGTATTCGGACAAAACGGTAAAGACGCTAAAGACATCGGTCTTGCAAACGACGGCGCTATCAAAGGTGTAGAATACGCTAAAACTTGGTATGAAAAATGGCCTAAAGGTATGCAAGATACGGAAGGAGCTGGAAACCTAATCCAAACTCAATTCCAAGAAGGTAAAACAGCTGCTATCATCGATGGACCTTGGAAAGCTCAAGCCTTCAAAGACGCTAAAGTAAACTACGGTGTTGCAACTATCCCAACTCTTCCAAACGGAAAAGACTACGCAGCATTTGGTGGTGGTAAAGCTTGGATCATCCCATCAAGCACTAAGAACCTTGAAGCTGCTCAAAAATTTGTAGACTTCCTTGTTTCAACTGAACAACAAAAAGCCTTCTACGATAAAACTAATGAAATCCCAGCTAACACTGAAGCTCGTTCATACGCTGAAGGTAAAAATGATGAGTTGACAACAGCTGTTATCAAACAGTTCAAGAACGCTCAACCAATGCCAAACATCTCTCAAATGTCAGCTGTTTGGGACCCAGCTAAAACAATGTTGTTTGAAGCTGTGAGCGGTAAGAAAGATGCTAAGACAGCTGCAAACGATGCTGTAACATTGATCAAAGAAACAATCAAACAAAAATTTGGTGAATAA